A DNA window from Maribellus comscasis contains the following coding sequences:
- the trxA gene encoding thioredoxin encodes MLEHLTKETFKEKVFNWEANKEWKYEGSKPCMIDFYADWCGPCKMVAPVLEELQKEYGDSLVIYKVNTEEQQELAGMFGIQSIPSLLFVPQEGQPQMAMGALPKPTFEKAIADVLKVEKPLAN; translated from the coding sequence ATGTTGGAACATTTAACAAAAGAAACATTCAAAGAGAAAGTTTTTAACTGGGAAGCAAATAAAGAGTGGAAATATGAAGGTTCAAAGCCTTGTATGATTGATTTTTACGCCGACTGGTGTGGCCCATGTAAAATGGTTGCTCCTGTTTTGGAAGAGTTGCAGAAAGAGTATGGCGATAGTTTAGTAATTTATAAGGTTAATACTGAAGAACAGCAGGAGTTGGCTGGAATGTTTGGAATTCAGAGTATCCCTTCTTTGTTGTTTGTACCTCAGGAAGGACAACCGCAAATGGCGATGGGGGCACTTCCAAAGCCTACTTTCGAAAAAGCAATTGCCGATGTTTTAAAAGTTGAAAAGCCATTGGCCAATTAA
- a CDS encoding transposase: MKVQRIYETPLEINFNSPRQEFSLYWKSFLTSEIGKLYVSLPWDDLVRHFKIKENKKGPSRFFSPGGMIALMFLKSYVGCSDRKLIEHLNGNIHFQLFCDIWLQGERLTNYKIVSQIRTFLSSRLAISEAQKILAKHWKPFIEHPNIMLTDATCYETSMRYPTNIKLLWESVDWCYGQLKLSCKYLKIRTPRTKYLKQKERYSHYSRKRRKSKKQRRILTRSLLHLLGKLLFLLEETQQNYLYEFTMPARYYRQIKIITTVLSQQQEIFDTGKSVPDRIVSLSKAYIRPIVRGKEVKPVEFGAKVNMIQFGGINFIEHISFSAFHEGIRLKQSVRYGRQLVGKPTHLSGDDIYATNANRTWCRKENIIHGFKRKGRAGKHEQHRKILHSVLRKERATRMEGSFGTEKEHYGLKKIRAMTRKNEELWIFFGVHTANAVRIARKMALQKQAA; the protein is encoded by the coding sequence GTGAAAGTACAAAGAATTTATGAAACGCCCCTTGAAATTAATTTTAATTCACCACGTCAGGAATTTTCTCTTTACTGGAAATCATTTTTAACATCTGAAATTGGTAAACTCTATGTCTCCTTACCCTGGGATGATTTAGTCCGGCATTTTAAAATCAAAGAAAATAAGAAAGGACCTTCCCGTTTTTTTAGTCCCGGGGGAATGATTGCATTGATGTTCCTTAAGTCTTATGTGGGGTGTTCAGACCGAAAACTAATTGAGCACTTAAACGGCAATATCCACTTTCAGCTTTTTTGTGACATCTGGCTACAAGGTGAAAGGCTTACCAATTATAAAATTGTCAGCCAGATACGTACTTTTTTGTCATCAAGGTTAGCTATTAGTGAAGCTCAAAAAATATTGGCAAAACATTGGAAACCCTTTATTGAACATCCCAACATTATGCTTACCGATGCAACATGTTACGAAACTTCGATGCGTTACCCAACCAATATAAAACTACTGTGGGAAAGTGTAGACTGGTGTTACGGTCAATTGAAATTAAGCTGTAAGTATTTAAAGATACGAACACCCCGAACCAAATATCTCAAGCAAAAAGAAAGGTATAGTCACTACAGCCGAAAGCGCAGGAAATCGAAAAAGCAGCGTAGAATACTTACCCGGAGCCTGCTGCACTTACTGGGGAAATTATTGTTTTTACTGGAAGAAACCCAGCAGAACTATCTTTATGAATTTACCATGCCAGCCAGATATTATCGCCAAATCAAAATAATTACCACGGTATTATCTCAACAACAAGAAATTTTTGATACAGGTAAAAGTGTACCCGACCGTATAGTCAGCCTTTCAAAAGCTTATATCCGGCCAATTGTACGAGGAAAAGAAGTTAAACCTGTTGAATTTGGAGCCAAGGTAAATATGATACAATTTGGAGGGATTAATTTTATCGAGCACATAAGCTTCAGCGCTTTTCATGAGGGGATAAGGCTTAAGCAATCTGTGCGTTACGGTCGCCAGCTGGTAGGTAAACCAACACACCTTTCGGGCGATGATATTTATGCCACCAATGCCAACCGCACCTGGTGCAGGAAAGAGAATATCATCCATGGGTTTAAACGAAAAGGAAGGGCAGGAAAACATGAACAGCACCGGAAAATACTTCATTCTGTACTTCGTAAAGAAAGAGCCACGCGAATGGAAGGAAGCTTTGGAACAGAAAAAGAACACTACGGCTTAAAGAAAATAAGGGCCATGACCCGGAAAAATGAAGAACTCTGGATTTTCTTTGGTGTACATACAGCAAATGCAGTTAGGATAGCCCGAAAAATGGCGCTCCAAAAACAAGCTGCCTAA